In Serratia sp. FDAARGOS_506, a genomic segment contains:
- a CDS encoding universal stress protein: MYKTILVPIDIEEDLLTEHALKHVEYLAKMSGAKVHFFHALPDASAFVTAYSFGLKEFENQAEVKAVEKLKQIMSEIDLPLDRLNYTVSFGSARDQALELAEEIDADLIIIGSRRPSVKTYLLGSNAAAIVRHANISVMVVR, translated from the coding sequence AGATTTGTTGACCGAGCATGCGCTGAAGCATGTGGAGTATTTGGCGAAGATGTCCGGCGCTAAGGTGCATTTCTTCCATGCGCTGCCGGATGCTTCGGCTTTTGTTACTGCCTATTCGTTCGGTCTCAAGGAGTTTGAGAATCAGGCGGAAGTGAAGGCGGTGGAGAAACTGAAGCAAATCATGTCAGAAATCGATCTGCCGTTGGATCGCCTCAATTACACCGTCAGCTTTGGCTCCGCGCGCGATCAAGCGCTGGAATTGGCGGAAGAGATCGACGCCGATCTGATCATCATCGGTTCGCGCCGCCCGAGCGTGAAAACCTATCTGCTGGGGTCTAATGCCGCCGCCATTGTGCGCCATGCCAATATTTCGGTGATGGTAGTCAGATAA
- a CDS encoding Ldh family oxidoreductase — MTSMHALSLEQAYQLALRTLRGNGFNQAHAEAVAQNVTQGERDGCASHGLYRLLGCVQSLRAGKVSADAKPRLIDSAPAILRADAGGAFSLLAYRTALPAFVDKVRANGIAALAINRCVHFSALWADIEPLTEQGLVALACTPSHAWVTPAGGSRPLFGTNPLAFGWPRPNRPPFLFDMATSAAARGEIELHRRAGTPLPEGWGIDKAGNPSTDAASVLEGAMLTFGGHKGSALAAMVELLAGPLIGDMTSKESLAYDDGTGSSPYGGELIIALDPERFLGADQEKYFANAEAMFDDMQAQGARIPGERRYRQRRQSEQDGVEIPRMLYDEIVALCD, encoded by the coding sequence ATGACATCCATGCACGCTTTGTCACTGGAACAGGCTTATCAACTGGCGTTGCGTACGCTGCGCGGCAACGGTTTCAATCAGGCGCATGCCGAGGCGGTGGCGCAAAATGTCACCCAGGGCGAACGCGACGGCTGCGCTTCGCACGGGCTGTACCGGCTGTTGGGCTGCGTGCAATCGCTGCGGGCAGGTAAAGTCTCTGCCGATGCAAAGCCCAGGCTGATCGACTCGGCACCAGCCATCTTGCGCGCCGACGCCGGCGGCGCGTTTTCCCTGCTGGCCTACCGCACCGCTCTGCCGGCTTTTGTCGATAAGGTGCGCGCCAATGGCATCGCCGCGCTGGCGATCAACCGCTGCGTACATTTCTCCGCGCTATGGGCCGACATCGAGCCGTTGACCGAACAGGGGTTGGTGGCCTTAGCCTGCACGCCGAGCCACGCCTGGGTGACGCCGGCCGGCGGTTCACGCCCGCTGTTCGGCACCAATCCCCTCGCCTTTGGCTGGCCGCGCCCGAATCGGCCACCGTTTTTGTTCGACATGGCCACCAGCGCTGCGGCGCGCGGCGAAATCGAATTACATCGCCGCGCAGGCACCCCGCTACCTGAAGGCTGGGGCATTGATAAGGCAGGCAATCCGTCCACCGATGCCGCCAGCGTATTGGAGGGAGCTATGCTGACCTTTGGTGGACACAAGGGCTCGGCGCTGGCGGCGATGGTTGAATTATTGGCTGGGCCGCTGATCGGCGATATGACCAGCAAAGAGTCGCTGGCCTACGACGACGGCACCGGTTCGTCGCCTTACGGCGGTGAGCTGATCATCGCGTTGGATCCCGAGCGTTTTCTCGGTGCGGATCAGGAGAAATATTTCGCCAACGCAGAGGCAATGTTTGACGATATGCAGGCGCAAGGCGCACGCATCCCAGGCGAGCGCCGATATCGACAGCGGCGCCAGAGTGAGCAAGACGGCGTAGAGATCCCCAGGATGTTATACGACGAAATAGTGGCGCTGTGCGATTAG